In Brassica rapa cultivar Chiifu-401-42 chromosome A06, CAAS_Brap_v3.01, whole genome shotgun sequence, a single window of DNA contains:
- the LOC103828113 gene encoding alpha-1,3-mannosyl-glycoprotein 2-beta-N-acetylglucosaminyltransferase isoform X1 has protein sequence MARVPCDLRFLLIPAAFMFIYIQMRLFQTQSQYADRLSSALESENHCTSQLRSLIDQVSTKQSRILALEDLKNRQDQQLVQLKDLIHTFESKGIAKLTQGGQQGPLAAVVIMACSRADYLERTVNSVLKYQSPIASKYPLFISQDGSNQAVKSKSLSYTQLTYMQHLDFEPVITERPGELIAYYKIARHYKWALDQLFYKHKFSRVIILEDDMEIAPDFFDYFEAAARLMDRDGLIWVETCIRTIMAASSWNDNGQKQFVHDPYALYRSDFFPGLGWMLKRSTWDELSPKWPKAYWDDWLRLKENHKGRQFVRPEVCRTYNFGEHGSSLGQFFSQYLEPIKLNDVKVDWNAMDLGYLTEGNYTKYFSGLVRQARPIQGSDLVLKAQNINGDVRIRYEDQAEFERIAGEFGIFEEWKDGVPRTAYKGIVVFRIQTTRRVFLVGPDSVMQLGI, from the exons ATGGCGAGGGTTCCTTGTGACTTGAGATTTCTTCTCATACCGGCAGCTTTCATGTTCATTTACATCCAG ATGAGGCTTTTCCAGACGCAATCACAGTATGCAGATCGCCTCAGTTCAGCT CTCGAGTCAGAGAACCATTGTACTAGTCAATTGCGATCCCTCATTGATCAAGTAAGCACTAAACAGTCCCGGATTCTCGCTCTCGAAG ATTTGAAGAACCGCCAGGACCAACAACTCGTGCAGCTTAAAGATCTTATCCACACCTTTGAAA GTAAAGGGATAGCAAAGCTCACTCAAGGTGGACAG CAGGGGCCTCTGGCAGCTGTTGTGATTATGGCCTGCAGTCGTGCTGACTATCTTGAACGCACTGTCAACTCTGTTTTAAA ATATCAAAGTCCCATTGCTTCAAAGTATCCTCTCTTTATTTCTCAGGATGGATCTAATCAAGCCGTCAAGAGCAAGTCTTTGAGCTATACTCAACTAACGTATATGCAG CACTTAGATTTTGAACCAGTCATCACCGAAAGGCCTGGCGAATTGATTGCCTACTACAAAATTGCAC GTCACTACAAGTGGGCACTAGACCAGTTGTTTTACAAACATAAATTTAGTCGAGTGATTATACTAGAAG ATGATATGGAAATTGCTCCAGACTTCTTtgattactttgaggctgcagCTCGTCTCATGGATAGGGATGG TCTTATCTGGGTGGAAACATGTATTAGAACCATTATGGCTGCTTCATCATGGAATGATAATGGCCAGAAGCAGTTTGTGCATGATCCCT ATGCACTTTACCGATCAGATTTTTTTCCTGGCCTGGGGTGGATGCTGAAGAGATCGACTTGGGATGAGCTATCACCAAAGTGGCCAAAGGC TTATTGGGATGATTGGCTGAGATTGAAGGAAAACCATAAAGGCCGCCAATTTGTTCGACCAGAAGTCTGCCGAACATACAATTTTGGTGAACAT GGGTCTAGTTTGGGACAGTTTTTCAGTCAGTATCTGGAACCTATAAAGCTAAATGATGTGAAG GTTGACTGGAACGCGATGGACCTGGGATACCTGACAGAG GGAAACTATACCAAGTACTTTTCTGGCTTAGTGAGACAAGCACGACCAATTCAAGGGTCTGACCTTGTCTTAAAGGCTCAAAATATAAACGGCGATGTTCGTATCCGGTATGAAGACCAAGCAGAGTTTGAACGCATTGCAGGGGAGTTTGGCATATTTGAAGAATGGAAG GATGGTGTGCCCCGAACAGCATATAAAGGAATAGTTGTGTTCCGAATCCAGACTACTAGACGTGTATTCCTGGTAGGCCCAGATTCTGTGATGCAGCTTGGAATTTGA
- the LOC103828108 gene encoding amino acid transporter AVT3C → MGFAKEASSSSSSSSSYSLKMPPPREDTPLLLGKSPPLSSQFKTFANVFIAVVGAGVLGLPYAFKRTGWLMGVLLLLSVSVLTHHCMMLLVHTRRKLDSFNGGGGFSKIGSFGDLGFAVCGSLGRLVVDLFIILSQAGFCVGYLIFIGTTLANIFDPDSPTSLSLRHQITTLGSEFLGVSSKSLYIWGCFPFQLGLNSIKTLTHLAPLSIFADVVDLAAMAVVVVEDSMIILKQRPDVVAFGGFSLFFYGMGVAVYSFEGVGMVLPLESEMKDKDKFGKVLALGMGFISFIYIAFGFLGYLAFGEDTMDIITGNLGAGLISTIVQLGLCINLFFTFPLMMNPVFEIVERRFSGGMYSAWLRWLLVLAVTLVALFVPNFTDFLSLVGSSTCCILGFVLPALFHLLVFKEEMGWKQWSLDMAIVGLGVVLAVSGTWSSLSEIFSVKV, encoded by the coding sequence ATGGGGTTTGCCAAGGAAGCTTctagctcctcctcctcctcctcctcttatTCCCTTAAAATGCCACCTCCCAGGGAGGACACGCCTCTTCTTCTCGGCAAGTCACCCCCTCTCTCCAGCCAGTTCAAGACCTTCGCCAACGTCTTCATTGCTGTCGTCGGCGCTGGTGTTCTTGGTCTTCCTTACGCCTTCAAGCGCACCGGCTGGCTCATGGGCGTCCTCCTTCTCCTCTCCGTCTCCGTTTTGACCCATCACTGCATGATGCTTCTCGTTCATACCCGCCGCAAGCTCGACTCTTTCAACGGCGGCGGTGGTTTCTCCAAGATCGGCTCTTTTGGTGACCTTGGCTTTGCCGTCTGCGGCTCCCTTGGGAGGCTCGTCGTTGACCTCTTTATCATTTTGTCTCAAGCTGGCTTTTGCGTCGGTTATCTTATCTTCATCGGCACCACTCTAGCCAATATCTTTGATCCTGATTCCCCCACCAGTCTCAGTCTCAGGCATCAGATTACAACGCTCGGCTCTGAATTCTTGGGCGTCTCCTCTAAGAGTCTCTACATCTGGGGATGCTTCCCCTTCCAGCTTGGTCTTAATTCCATCAAGACCCTCACTCACCTGGCTCCTCTTAGCATCTTCGCCGACGTTGTTGATCTTGCCGCTATGGCTGTGGTCGTTGTTGAGGATTCCATGATTATACTCAAGCAAAGGCCTGACGTTGTTGCCTTTGGTGGTTTTTCGCTCTTCTTCTATGGGATGGGCGTCGCTGTTTATTCTTTCGAAGGCGTTGGAATGGTCTTGCCTCTTGAATCCGAGATGAAAGACAAGGACAAGTTTGGCAAAGTCTTGGCACTCGGCATGGGATTCATCTCTTTCATATACATAGCCTTTGGTTTCTTAGGTTACTTGGCTTTCGGTGAAGACACCATGGACATAATCACCGGAAACTTGGGGGCAGGACTTATCAGCACTATTGTTCAGCTTGGACTCTGCATCAACCTCTTCTTCACCTTCCCATTGATGATGAATCCAGTATTTGAGATAGTGGAGAGGCGGTTCTCGGGCGGGATGTACTCTGCGTGGCTGAGATGGCTGCTAGTCTTGGCGGTGACTTTGGTGGCTCTCTTTGTGCCAAATTTTACAGACTTTTTGTCCTTGGTGGGGAGCAGCACTTGCTGCATCTTAGGGTTTGTGTTACCTGCTTTGTTTCATTTGTTGGTGTTCAAGGAAGAGATGGGGTGGAAGCAATGGAGCCTGGACATGGCCATTGTGGGACTGGGCGTGGTTCTTGCTGTGTCGGGAACTTGGAGTTCCCTGAGTGAGATCTTCTCTGTCAAAGTGTAA
- the LOC103828113 gene encoding alpha-1,3-mannosyl-glycoprotein 2-beta-N-acetylglucosaminyltransferase isoform X2, giving the protein MARVPCDLRFLLIPAAFMFIYIQMRLFQTQSQYADRLSSALESENHCTSQLRSLIDQVSTKQSRILALEDLKNRQDQQLVQLKDLIHTFESKGIAKLTQGGQGPLAAVVIMACSRADYLERTVNSVLKYQSPIASKYPLFISQDGSNQAVKSKSLSYTQLTYMQHLDFEPVITERPGELIAYYKIARHYKWALDQLFYKHKFSRVIILEDDMEIAPDFFDYFEAAARLMDRDGTIMAASSWNDNGQKQFVHDPYALYRSDFFPGLGWMLKRSTWDELSPKWPKAYWDDWLRLKENHKGRQFVRPEVCRTYNFGEHGSSLGQFFSQYLEPIKLNDVKVDWNAMDLGYLTEGNYTKYFSGLVRQARPIQGSDLVLKAQNINGDVRIRYEDQAEFERIAGEFGIFEEWKDGVPRTAYKGIVVFRIQTTRRVFLVGPDSVMQLGI; this is encoded by the exons ATGGCGAGGGTTCCTTGTGACTTGAGATTTCTTCTCATACCGGCAGCTTTCATGTTCATTTACATCCAG ATGAGGCTTTTCCAGACGCAATCACAGTATGCAGATCGCCTCAGTTCAGCT CTCGAGTCAGAGAACCATTGTACTAGTCAATTGCGATCCCTCATTGATCAAGTAAGCACTAAACAGTCCCGGATTCTCGCTCTCGAAG ATTTGAAGAACCGCCAGGACCAACAACTCGTGCAGCTTAAAGATCTTATCCACACCTTTGAAA GTAAAGGGATAGCAAAGCTCACTCAAGGTGGACAG GGGCCTCTGGCAGCTGTTGTGATTATGGCCTGCAGTCGTGCTGACTATCTTGAACGCACTGTCAACTCTGTTTTAAA ATATCAAAGTCCCATTGCTTCAAAGTATCCTCTCTTTATTTCTCAGGATGGATCTAATCAAGCCGTCAAGAGCAAGTCTTTGAGCTATACTCAACTAACGTATATGCAG CACTTAGATTTTGAACCAGTCATCACCGAAAGGCCTGGCGAATTGATTGCCTACTACAAAATTGCAC GTCACTACAAGTGGGCACTAGACCAGTTGTTTTACAAACATAAATTTAGTCGAGTGATTATACTAGAAG ATGATATGGAAATTGCTCCAGACTTCTTtgattactttgaggctgcagCTCGTCTCATGGATAGGGATGG AACCATTATGGCTGCTTCATCATGGAATGATAATGGCCAGAAGCAGTTTGTGCATGATCCCT ATGCACTTTACCGATCAGATTTTTTTCCTGGCCTGGGGTGGATGCTGAAGAGATCGACTTGGGATGAGCTATCACCAAAGTGGCCAAAGGC TTATTGGGATGATTGGCTGAGATTGAAGGAAAACCATAAAGGCCGCCAATTTGTTCGACCAGAAGTCTGCCGAACATACAATTTTGGTGAACAT GGGTCTAGTTTGGGACAGTTTTTCAGTCAGTATCTGGAACCTATAAAGCTAAATGATGTGAAG GTTGACTGGAACGCGATGGACCTGGGATACCTGACAGAG GGAAACTATACCAAGTACTTTTCTGGCTTAGTGAGACAAGCACGACCAATTCAAGGGTCTGACCTTGTCTTAAAGGCTCAAAATATAAACGGCGATGTTCGTATCCGGTATGAAGACCAAGCAGAGTTTGAACGCATTGCAGGGGAGTTTGGCATATTTGAAGAATGGAAG GATGGTGTGCCCCGAACAGCATATAAAGGAATAGTTGTGTTCCGAATCCAGACTACTAGACGTGTATTCCTGGTAGGCCCAGATTCTGTGATGCAGCTTGGAATTTGA
- the LOC103828112 gene encoding LOW QUALITY PROTEIN: calcium-dependent protein kinase 26 (The sequence of the model RefSeq protein was modified relative to this genomic sequence to represent the inferred CDS: deleted 1 base in 1 codon), protein MTIKQRFILALLIFSLDGKHKGHNLTEFLPPYLSIYHLCLHKREDTMKHSGGNQACFVLGQKTPSIRDLYSLGHKLGQGQFGTTYMCREISTGREYACKSITKRKLISKEDVEDVRREIQIMHHLAGYKNIVTIKGAYEDPLYVHIVMELCSGGELFDRIIQRGHYSERKAAELIKIIVGVVEACHSLGVMHRDLKPENFLLVNKDDDFSLKAIDFGLSVFFKPGQIFEDVVGSPYYVAPEVLLKHYGPEADVWTAGVILYILVSGVPPFWAETQQGIFDAVLKGHIDFDSDPWPLISDSAKDLIRGMLCSRPSERLTAHQVLRHPWICENGVAPDRALDPAVLSRLKQFSAMNNKAELKQMALRVIAESLSEEEIAGLKEMFKAMDTDNSGAITFDELKAGLRRYGSTLKDTEIRDLMEAADIDKSGTIDYGEFIAATIHLNKLDREEHLLSAFSYFDKDGSGYITIDELQQACAEQGMSDVFLEDVIKEVDQDNDGRIDYGEFVAMMQKGIAGRTMRQSINMSLRKNA, encoded by the exons ATGACTATTAAACAAAGATTCATTCTCGCTTTGTTAATATTTAGTCTGGATGGCAAACACAAAGGACACAATCTGACTGAATTTCTTCCAccatatctatctatctatcatCTTTGCCTG CACAAAAGAGAAGACACAATGAAGCATAGCGGTGGGAACCAAGCATGCTTCGTTCTTGGTCAAAAGACCCCAAGCATCCGAGATCTCTACTCCTTGGGACACAAACTAGGCCAAGGACAGTTTGGGACCACCTACATGTGCAGAGAGATCTCAACAGGGCGTGAATACGCGTGCAAGTCTATAACAAAACGAAAGTTGATTTCAAAGGAAGATGTGGAGGACGTGCGGAGGGAAATTCAAATCATGCACCACCTGGCTGGTTACAAGAACATTGTCACCATTAAAGGCGCTTATGAGGATCCACTGTATGTTCACATCGTGATGGAGCTCTGCTCAGGTGGGGAACTTTTTGATAGAATCATCCAGAGAGGGCACTACAGCGAGAGAAAAGCAGCTGAGCTGATTAAGATCATTGTTGGTGTTGTTGAGGCTTGCCATTCGCTTGGTGTCATGCATAGAGATCTAAAGCCCGAAAATTTCTTATTGGTGAATAAGGACGACGACTTCTCTCTCAAAGCCATTGATTTTGGGCTTTCCGTGTTCTTCAAACCAG GTCAAATATTCGAGGATGTGGTTGGAAGTCCTTATTACGTTGCTCCTGAGGTTCTGCTCAAGCACTATGGACCAGAGGCTGATGTGTGGACCGCAGGGGTCATACTGTACATATTGGTGAGCGGAGTCCCTCCCTTCTGGGCAG AAACACAGCAAGGGATATTTGATGCAGTGCTGAAGGGACACATTGACTTCGACTCTGACCCTTGGCCCCTGATATCTGACTCCGCAAAAGACTTGATCCGCGGCATGCTCTGTTCCAGGCCCTCTGAGCGCCTCACAGCTCATCAAGTATTGA GGCATCCTTGGATTTGTGAAAATGGAGTTGCGCCAGACAGAGCACTAGATCCTGCCGTGCTTTCTCGTCTTAAGCAGTTCTCTGCCATGAATAAC AAAGCAGAACTAAAGCAGATGGCTTTAAGA GTAATAGCTGAGAGTCTCTCTGAAGAAGAAATAGCCGGACTAAAGGAAATGTTCAAAGCAATGGACACGGATAACAGTGGAGCGATTACATTTGACGAGCTAAAAGCTGGGTTGCGAAGATATGGTTCTACCCTCAAGGACACTGAGATCCGTGACCTAATGGAGGCT GCAGATATTGACAAGAGTGGGACCATAGACTACGGTGAATTCATTGCTGCAACAATCCATCTGAACAAATTAGATCGTGAGGAACATCTCCTCTCAGCCTTCAGCTACTTTGACAAAGATGGGAGCGGCTACATCACAATTGACGAGCTACAGCAAGCGTGTGCTGAACAGGGGATGAGCGATGTCTTTCTAGAAGATGTGATTAAGGAAGTCGACCAAGACAAT GATGGAAGGATCGATTACGGAGAGTTTGTAGCGATGATGCAGAAGGGCATTGCAGGAAGAACAATGAGGCAAAGCATAAACATGAGCCTCAGGAAAAATGCTTAG
- the LOC103828110 gene encoding aminoacylase-1B, with translation MLRFAMMSLLILTLCILSAAADDGEAIVSRFQEYLRIDTVHPKPDYYKAVDFLNSQAKSLSLESQTNEFVKGKPHLLLKWVGSDPTLPAILLNSHTDVVPFEESKWTHHPLHAHMDNQGDIYARGSQDMKCVGMQYLEAIRKLQASGFHPLRSVYLSFVPDEELGGHDGAEKFAESHLFKSLKIGIVLDEGLPSPSKSYRVFYGERSPWWLVIKAKGPPGHGAKLYDHSAIENLLKSIESIRRFRASQFDLLKAGGTAEGDVVSVNMAFLKAGTPSPTGFVMNLQPSEAEAGFDIRIPPNVDSEALERRLVEEWAPAARNMSFEFKRKHSGDPLLTAADDSNLWWRLFGNAVKEAGGRTSKPEVFPASTDARYFRMAGVPAFGFSPISNTPSLLHDHNEYLGKAEYLKGIDVYVSIIKAYASYESKSGSRDEL, from the exons ATGTTGCGCTTCGCCATGATGAGTCTTCTTATTCTTACTCTATGCATCCTTTCTGCGGCTGCTGACGACGGGGAGGCGATAGTCTCCAGATTCCAGGAGTATCTACGAATCGACACGGTTCACCCAAAACCCGATTACTACAAAGCCGTTGACTTTTTAAACTCTCAGGCGAAGTCGCTGTCACTCGAATCTCAGACGAACGAGTTCGTAAAGGGAAAGCCGCATCTTCTCCTCAAATGGGTAGGCTCTGACCCAACCCTGCCTGCCATTCTCCTCAACTCCCACACCGATGTGGTTCCCTTCGAGGAATCCAAGTGGACACACCACCCGCTCCACGCTCACATGGACAACCAAGGAGACATTTATGCCAGAGGCTCGCAGGACATGAAGTGCGTTGGGATGCAGTACCTCGAGGCCATACGCAAGCTCCAGGCTTCTGGCTTCCACCCACTCCGATCCGTCTATCTCTCCTTCGTCCCCGATGAAGAGCTCGGCGGCCACGATGGAGCCGAGAAGTTCGCTGAATCCCACCTCTTCAAGAGCTTGAAGATCGGAATCGTGCTCGACGAAG GTCTGCCATCGCCTAGTAAGAGTTACAGAGTATTCTATGGAGAGAGGAGTCCCTGGTGGCTTGTGATTAAGGCTAAAGGACCCCCTGGCCACGGTGCCAAGCTCTATGACCACTCTGCTATTGAGAATCTCCTCAAAAGCATTGAGAGTATTCGTCGATTCAGAGCTTCCCAATTCGATCTGCTCAAAGCTGGTGGCACTGCTGAAGGCGACGTCGTCTCCGTTAACATGGCCTTCCTCAAGGCTGGCACTCCCTCCCCTACT GGTTTCGTGATGAATCTACAACCATCTGAAGCAGAAGCTGGTTTCGACATTCGTATCCCACCCAATGTTGACTCTGAAGCTCTTGAAAGACGTTTGGTGGAGGAATGGGCACCCGCTGCACGCAACATGTCTTTTGAG TTCAAGCGGAAGCATTCGGGGGATCCGCTCCTTACAGCAGCAGATGATTCAAATCTGTGGTGGAGGCTCTTTGGAAATGCTGTCAAGGAAGCCGGAGGTAGGACTAGTAAGCCTGAGGTTTTCCCTGCATCAACAGATGCTCGCTACTTCCGGATGGCTGGCGTTCCCGCGTTTGGGTTCTCTCCCATTTCAAACACCCCCAGTTTGCTTCATGACCACAACGAG TATTTGGGTAAAGCTGAGTACTTGAAGGGCATCGACGTGTATGTTTCAATAATCAAAGCTTACGCATCATATGAAAGCAAGAGTGGTTCACGAGATGAGTTATAA